A single genomic interval of Lathyrus oleraceus cultivar Zhongwan6 chromosome 7, CAAS_Psat_ZW6_1.0, whole genome shotgun sequence harbors:
- the LOC127106052 gene encoding THO complex subunit 4A yields the protein MSAALDMTLDDIIKNNKKSGSGNSRGRSRPAPGPGPARRAPNRISNRATPYSAAKAPETTWQHDLYGDQHVAAGFPAQGGRAPSIETGTKLYISNLDYGVSNDDIKELFSEVGDLKRHGVHYDRSGRSKGTAEVVFSRRQDAVAAVKRYNNVQLDGKPMKIEIVGTNISTPGAAPAVNAALGNFNGILPSGQGRVGDFRGQGGRGQGIRRNRGRGRGSGGSRGGGRGAGRGRGRDEKVSAEDLDAELEKYHAEAMQIN from the exons ATGTCTGCAGCTCTTGATATGACTCTCGACGACATCATCAAGAACAACAAAAAATCTGGATCCGGAAACTCCAGAGGCCGATCCAGACCCGCACCCGGTCCTGGACCCGCTCGCCGGGCTCCTAACCGCATCTCCAACCGTGCCACACCTTACTCCGCCGCTAAG GCGCCGGAGACGACGTGGCAGCATGATTTGTATGGAGATCAGCATGTGGCTGCGGGTTTTCCCGCTCAAGGTGGTCGTGCGCCTTCCATAGAAACTGGAACCAAGCTCTATATTTCTAATTTGGATTACGGTGTTTCCAATGATGATATTAAG GAATTATTTTCTGAAGTTGGTGACTTGAAACGACACGGCGTTCATTACGACAGGAGTGGAAGATCAAAG GGTACTGCAGAAGTAGTCTTCTCACGGCGACAGGATGCTGTTGCTGCTGTGAAGAGATACAATAATGTTCAACTGGATGGGAAACCAATGAAGATAGAGATTGTTGGAACAAACATTTCTACACCTGGTGCAGCTCCTGCTGTAAATGCCGCTCTTGGAAATTTTAATGGAATTCTTCCAAG TGGTCAAGGAAGGGTTGGAGATTTCCGAGGGCAGGGAGGAAGAGGTCAAGGCATTCGAAGAAATCGAGGACGTGGAAGAGGTAGCGGTGGAAGTCGTGGCGGTGGTCGTGGTGCCGGACGCGGTAGAGGTCGCGATGAAAAGGTATCTGCAGAAGATCTTGATGCTGAGCTGGAGAAGTATCATGCAGAGGCCATGCAAATAAACTAG